One window from the genome of Dermacentor silvarum isolate Dsil-2018 chromosome 5, BIME_Dsil_1.4, whole genome shotgun sequence encodes:
- the LOC119454188 gene encoding protein YkfC-like produces MVGFRPSLSTQEVMLLIKRQIVDVVMRDVRGILALDLGKALDTVKHKHVLDSVLRLKLGERFHAYVSSFLRNRKATIKLGEMMSDGYALGARVTPQGAVLSPLLFNIAMRDLWV; encoded by the coding sequence ATGGTCGGTTTCAGGCCCTCGCTGTCCACTCAAGAGGTCATGCTATTGATCAAGAGGCAGATAGTCGACGTGGTCATGAGAGACGTCCGAGGCATCTTGGCGCTAGACCTCGGCAAGGCTTTGGACACTgtcaaacacaagcacgtcctcgACTCTGTGTTGAGATTGAAGCTCGGcgaacgctttcacgcgtacgtcagctctttcctcagGAATCGTAAGGCCACAATCAAGTTGGGCGAGATGATGTCAGACGGATACGCGCTGGGAGCCCGCGTCACGCCGCAGGGTGCGGTGCTATCTCCactgctcttcaacatcgccatgagagacctatGGGTCTGA